From the Deinococcus radiophilus genome, one window contains:
- a CDS encoding ABC transporter substrate-binding protein: MPALSPFKSLPSSPTPDWPWLTLRAVLVAEQGDQRCGRIRVPEVAALWGCSPKTARRILQRWQAAGRCHYVPGQGRGQWSQLTFMGQAEPEIRALAAALVQAGRLDEWSRLNTLGFPVSWTRPPEVGQLFGLHTSPAGQDRLRLLITRPLTSLDPLRSWVTLESWLLHQVFDGLTAQDVGSPLRPALAHHWEVSTDGLTWRFHLRKGVRFHHGRRLTAEDAAFTLRRVTAEAAWSLPGLADVTALDDWTLQLKLCRPDPLLPHRLAQTPLLIQPADAPAQGMELCGTGPFCFSAFAGGLRLRAFDGHYAGRPLLDEAEFFYAPPGTAGGVVELQGAEAIPPQTRTEVERGVQFLIWNARRPAAHDPALRLALAELHDVQTFWQETGRTAQPLATSFFPEFSAQRPARERSLERARRQLEDALLPVPPLTLYVLPYPEARAEAEWLVARAAALGLQISVEVFGLDDERQLDQHADLVLMGEVAGADTALSFWTAMHSPQLLFRRLLPATLLAEVEAALSGLGQDEQSQRAAITAAEGMLQVSGWVNLTHHRVKQASLSAGLRGAAPDIYGRVGLRGLWVNRWPLEN, from the coding sequence ATGCCTGCTCTGTCCCCTTTTAAGTCTCTCCCTTCATCGCCCACTCCCGACTGGCCCTGGCTGACCCTGCGGGCCGTGCTGGTCGCAGAGCAGGGGGACCAACGGTGTGGCCGAATCCGCGTCCCGGAAGTGGCGGCCCTGTGGGGGTGCAGCCCCAAGACGGCGCGCCGTATCTTGCAGCGCTGGCAGGCGGCTGGGCGCTGCCACTATGTGCCGGGACAGGGGCGGGGGCAGTGGTCACAGCTGACGTTCATGGGCCAGGCCGAGCCTGAGATCAGGGCACTGGCGGCGGCGTTGGTGCAGGCCGGACGCCTGGATGAATGGAGTCGCCTAAACACCCTGGGTTTTCCGGTTTCGTGGACCAGGCCGCCTGAAGTGGGACAGCTCTTCGGCCTGCACACCAGCCCGGCGGGGCAGGACCGCCTGCGCCTGCTGATCACCCGTCCGCTGACCAGCCTGGACCCCCTGCGCAGCTGGGTCACGCTGGAATCCTGGCTGCTGCACCAGGTGTTTGATGGCCTGACCGCGCAGGACGTGGGCAGCCCACTGCGCCCCGCGCTGGCCCATCACTGGGAAGTCTCCACGGACGGCCTGACCTGGCGCTTTCATCTGCGAAAAGGCGTGCGCTTTCACCACGGACGGCGATTGACTGCTGAGGACGCCGCTTTCACTCTGCGCCGCGTGACGGCAGAAGCAGCCTGGAGCTTGCCTGGGCTGGCTGACGTGACGGCTTTGGATGACTGGACACTGCAGCTGAAGTTATGCCGACCTGACCCGCTCCTGCCACACCGCCTGGCCCAGACACCGCTGCTGATTCAGCCGGCGGACGCGCCAGCACAGGGAATGGAGTTGTGTGGCACGGGGCCATTTTGCTTCAGCGCCTTTGCGGGCGGTTTGCGCCTGCGGGCTTTTGACGGTCACTACGCGGGCCGCCCCCTGCTGGACGAGGCCGAGTTTTTCTATGCGCCGCCAGGAACTGCGGGAGGAGTGGTCGAGCTGCAAGGCGCCGAGGCCATCCCGCCGCAGACCCGCACCGAGGTGGAGCGCGGGGTGCAGTTCCTGATCTGGAATGCTCGGCGGCCTGCCGCCCATGACCCGGCGCTGCGTCTGGCACTGGCTGAGCTGCACGATGTCCAGACTTTCTGGCAGGAAACGGGGCGCACCGCTCAACCGCTGGCGACCAGCTTTTTCCCTGAGTTCTCGGCGCAGCGCCCAGCGCGGGAGCGTTCGCTGGAGCGGGCGCGGCGGCAGCTGGAGGATGCGCTGCTCCCCGTGCCGCCGCTCACGCTGTATGTGCTGCCCTACCCCGAAGCCCGCGCCGAAGCCGAGTGGCTGGTGGCACGTGCCGCAGCGTTGGGCCTGCAGATCAGCGTGGAGGTCTTCGGGCTGGACGATGAGCGGCAGCTGGACCAACACGCCGACCTGGTGCTGATGGGCGAGGTGGCCGGGGCCGACACGGCGCTCTCGTTCTGGACCGCCATGCACTCGCCGCAGTTGCTGTTTCGTCGCCTGTTGCCGGCGACCCTGCTGGCCGAAGTAGAAGCCGCGCTATCCGGACTGGGCCAGGACGAGCAGTCTCAGCGAGCCGCCATCACTGCCGCCGAGGGAATGTTGCAGGTATCCGGCTGGGTCAACCTGACCCACCACCGCGTCAAACAGGCCAGTCTGAGTGCAGGTCTGCGTGGGGCCGCCCCGGACATCTACGGGCGAGTGGGCCTGCGGGGTCTGTGGGTCAACCGCTGGCCGCTGGAGAACTGA
- a CDS encoding MDR family MFS transporter — protein sequence MWQSLHPNIKVRIITSFLARLVGGAVFPLLAIYFTEHLGAGLAGLLLGLLVAVQFVAGLYGGHLADLWGRRRTLLLGEGLKVVSFAALLAANVDGIYPYLTFAAVCLNNVAGGLVNPASEAMLVDVSTEESRTFMYAVNYWAINASLLVGTLLGGWLYRDHFPLLLGGLLVMSLVILSVSWRFLTETRAGQRGAAVRSQLGLKPLLGSYAVVARDPAFLLFTAGGIAILAIEFSRGNWAAVHLAQAFAPLNIGGQLIDGVRAMSLLTALNTALVVLLTAPVTAWVQKRPLEPTMYAGFVLFAAGFAALAWSTSLPLLLAATVVLTLGELMYVPTRQTRLADLMPADGRGAYLAVNGQLFTLAKWVATLGIPLGAAYGGGLMAALTLALGLAGVGLTAAGLRRSRLVRLQAGV from the coding sequence ATGTGGCAGAGCCTGCACCCCAACATCAAAGTCCGCATCATCACGTCCTTTTTGGCGCGGCTGGTAGGTGGGGCCGTGTTTCCGCTGCTGGCGATCTACTTTACGGAACACCTTGGCGCAGGGCTGGCCGGGCTGCTGCTGGGGCTGCTGGTGGCGGTGCAGTTCGTGGCGGGGCTGTACGGTGGGCACCTGGCCGACCTGTGGGGCCGCCGCCGCACACTGCTGCTGGGCGAAGGGCTGAAGGTGGTGTCGTTCGCCGCGCTGCTGGCCGCCAACGTGGATGGCATCTATCCCTACCTGACCTTTGCCGCGGTGTGCCTGAACAACGTGGCAGGCGGCCTGGTCAATCCGGCTTCGGAGGCGATGCTGGTGGACGTGTCCACCGAGGAAAGCCGGACCTTCATGTACGCGGTAAACTACTGGGCCATCAATGCCAGCCTGCTGGTGGGTACGCTGCTGGGTGGCTGGCTGTACCGCGACCACTTCCCGCTGCTGCTGGGCGGGCTGCTGGTGATGTCGCTGGTGATTCTGTCTGTATCCTGGCGCTTCCTGACCGAGACACGGGCCGGGCAACGCGGCGCAGCGGTGCGTTCACAGCTGGGGCTGAAGCCGCTGCTGGGCAGCTACGCGGTAGTGGCCCGTGACCCGGCCTTTTTGCTCTTCACGGCGGGCGGCATTGCGATTCTCGCCATTGAGTTCTCGCGGGGCAACTGGGCCGCCGTGCATCTGGCGCAGGCCTTCGCGCCGCTGAACATAGGCGGACAACTGATTGACGGGGTGCGGGCCATGAGCCTCCTGACAGCGCTGAATACGGCACTGGTGGTCCTCCTGACTGCCCCAGTGACCGCCTGGGTGCAGAAGCGTCCACTGGAACCCACCATGTACGCCGGATTCGTCCTGTTCGCGGCAGGCTTTGCGGCCCTGGCCTGGTCCACGTCGCTGCCGCTGCTGCTGGCCGCCACGGTGGTCCTGACCCTGGGCGAACTGATGTATGTACCGACCCGCCAGACCCGCCTGGCCGACCTGATGCCCGCAGATGGACGCGGCGCTTACCTGGCAGTGAACGGGCAACTGTTCACCCTGGCCAAATGGGTCGCCACGCTGGGTATTCCACTGGGCGCGGCCTACGGCGGGGGCCTGATGGCGGCGCTGACCCTGGCGCTGGGGCTGGCCGGGGTAGGGCTGACGGCGGCGGGGCTGCGGCGCTCTAGGCTGGTCAGGCTGCAGGCCGGGGTTTAG
- a CDS encoding class I SAM-dependent rRNA methyltransferase — translation MSPRNPPQVGQRSGNRATRTDAQAVTLKPQAVRRIAGRYPFGHQKDIADAPEGLEPGAVVTVRGPDGSFVGRGYWNAGGATPLRLLTWQDEQIGLDFYRRRVREALARREGRVTGTNALRVLHAEADGMPGVVADQFGDVLSVQLRNAGVESHRDHILRALREETGATAAFERSDTGERRKEGLDLTSGALWGELPDEVEFFEDDLRLSFRPLEAQKTGFFLDQRDNRRLMRSLVSAGQSFLDVYSYTGSFSLHAAKAGARAVAIDKDQVALATLEGVARRNGVSVGVRWGDALEQLSALQKEKRRFDAAVFDPPTLAKRKDDLPRAKKIFTDGVGQVLDMLNPGGHLLVSTCAHYIGVNDLLDASRVAAGQAGCGAEVVAITYQPADHPHRLSVPESLYLKSLLLRKED, via the coding sequence ATGAGTCCCCGTAATCCTCCCCAGGTCGGTCAGCGCAGCGGCAACCGGGCCACTCGCACAGATGCGCAGGCCGTGACCCTCAAACCCCAGGCCGTCCGGCGTATTGCCGGGCGCTACCCTTTCGGCCATCAGAAAGACATCGCGGACGCTCCGGAAGGGCTGGAACCGGGGGCCGTGGTGACGGTGCGCGGCCCGGACGGCAGTTTCGTGGGACGTGGGTACTGGAATGCCGGTGGAGCCACTCCACTGCGGCTTCTGACCTGGCAGGACGAGCAAATCGGACTGGACTTTTACCGCCGCCGAGTGCGTGAAGCGCTGGCCCGCCGCGAGGGCCGCGTCACCGGAACGAATGCCCTGCGCGTGCTGCACGCCGAGGCCGACGGGATGCCCGGCGTGGTGGCGGATCAGTTCGGGGACGTGCTGAGCGTGCAGCTGCGCAACGCGGGGGTGGAAAGCCACCGCGACCACATCCTGCGGGCACTGCGCGAAGAAACCGGAGCCACGGCAGCCTTTGAGCGCAGCGACACGGGCGAGCGCCGCAAGGAAGGCCTGGACCTGACCAGTGGGGCACTCTGGGGCGAGCTGCCGGACGAAGTGGAGTTCTTTGAGGACGACCTGCGGCTGTCCTTCCGGCCACTCGAAGCCCAGAAAACCGGCTTTTTCCTGGATCAGCGCGACAACCGCCGCCTGATGCGCTCGCTGGTGAGTGCGGGACAGAGCTTTCTGGACGTGTATTCCTACACCGGATCGTTCAGTCTGCACGCCGCCAAAGCCGGGGCCAGAGCGGTCGCCATCGACAAGGATCAGGTGGCACTGGCGACCCTGGAGGGTGTGGCCCGCCGCAACGGGGTGAGCGTGGGGGTGCGCTGGGGAGACGCGCTGGAACAACTCAGCGCCCTGCAAAAAGAGAAGCGCCGCTTTGACGCCGCTGTGTTCGACCCCCCCACCCTCGCCAAGCGCAAAGACGACCTGCCCCGCGCCAAGAAGATCTTCACTGACGGCGTAGGTCAGGTGCTGGACATGCTGAATCCCGGCGGACACCTGCTGGTCAGCACCTGCGCGCACTACATCGGGGTCAATGACCTGCTGGACGCCTCGCGGGTGGCAGCCGGGCAGGCGGGCTGCGGGGCTGAAGTGGTCGCCATCACCTACCAGCCCGCCGATCACCCTCACCGACTGAGCGTGCCTGAAAGCCTCTATCTCAAGAGCTTGCTGCTGCGTAAAGAAGACTGA
- a CDS encoding ZIP family metal transporter: MLGSLSGPVQAGIWGLVSGSALLLGALIGLRFNLPRRWVAAVMAFGSGVLISALAFELMEEAYLRDGLTSTSLGFLGGAVLYTAATTLLERWQGNSGDKEDQESGSAFVAGALIDGIPESIVVGLSLLSGGAVSLVTVIAIFLSNIPEGLSGATGMKQNHRPGQIVLLWTGVTLLLGLASLLGYTAFDHAPASVVAATTAVAAGGILAMLVNTMIPEAFKEEHNWSGLIAALGFLVSFALSKLGGG, translated from the coding sequence ATGCTGGGATCACTGTCAGGGCCGGTGCAGGCCGGGATATGGGGGCTGGTTTCGGGCTCGGCGCTGCTGCTGGGCGCGCTGATCGGGCTGCGGTTCAACTTGCCCCGGCGCTGGGTGGCCGCCGTCATGGCGTTCGGGTCCGGCGTGCTGATTTCCGCCCTGGCCTTTGAGCTGATGGAAGAAGCGTACTTACGCGACGGCCTGACTTCCACCAGCCTGGGATTTCTGGGTGGAGCCGTGCTGTACACTGCCGCCACCACCCTGCTGGAGCGCTGGCAGGGCAACAGCGGCGACAAGGAAGATCAGGAAAGCGGGTCCGCCTTCGTGGCCGGCGCACTGATTGACGGGATTCCCGAATCCATCGTGGTCGGGCTCTCTCTACTCTCAGGCGGCGCGGTCAGTCTGGTTACAGTGATCGCCATTTTCCTCAGCAACATCCCAGAAGGGCTGTCTGGGGCCACTGGGATGAAACAAAACCACCGCCCAGGTCAGATCGTGCTGCTGTGGACCGGGGTCACGTTGCTGCTGGGGCTTGCCTCGCTGCTGGGGTATACCGCCTTTGACCACGCCCCGGCCAGCGTGGTGGCGGCCACCACCGCCGTCGCGGCGGGCGGCATCCTCGCCATGCTGGTCAACACGATGATTCCCGAAGCCTTCAAAGAAGAGCACAACTGGTCAGGACTCATTGCCGCGCTGGGCTTCTTGGTGTCGTTCGCGCTGAGCAAGCTGGGCGGCGGATGA